One region of Oxalobacteraceae bacterium OTU3CAMAD1 genomic DNA includes:
- a CDS encoding DUF4861 domain-containing protein, producing the protein MKLRHILFVPAALATAGAGFAADRLTVTVTHNLDAARPSETITIPWTEVNRVLPGALLQHIEVKDAAGRVLPYQVTNVAPQAKDPKNVGIAYGELIFQHNFAVGEKKATFTVEKIEAMAPPFPSKVSARYIQERLDDFAWENDKVAHRTYGPALAAPAPEGSGKEVLVTSGMDIWHKRVAYPIVDRWYNKGHDHYHHDEGEGMDMYNVGKSRGAGGTGIWDGSNLFTSVNYAKWKVIANGPVRAIFELNYDAWDAAGTKVSEVKRFTVDAGHYFDQIESTFTFTGPQQLTAAVGLNKTPADKGQEAVVQPSTVPADRAMLQWIEQKSNGAFGTAIIVPTADEKGYAEDKLNQLMLAKVVSGQPLRYYVGSGWTRGGDFATRDDWQKYVAAQAARVRAPVSVTLGASK; encoded by the coding sequence ATGAAACTTCGTCACATCCTGTTCGTACCTGCCGCACTGGCCACCGCCGGCGCGGGTTTCGCCGCCGACCGTTTGACCGTCACCGTCACGCACAACCTGGATGCGGCGCGCCCATCGGAGACGATCACCATCCCCTGGACCGAAGTCAATCGCGTGCTGCCAGGCGCGCTGCTGCAGCATATCGAAGTGAAAGACGCCGCCGGCCGCGTGCTGCCGTATCAGGTCACCAATGTGGCCCCGCAGGCCAAGGACCCGAAGAACGTCGGCATCGCGTATGGCGAGCTGATTTTCCAGCATAACTTCGCCGTCGGCGAAAAGAAGGCCACCTTCACCGTCGAGAAAATCGAGGCCATGGCGCCGCCCTTCCCTAGCAAGGTCTCGGCCCGCTACATCCAGGAACGCCTGGACGATTTCGCGTGGGAGAACGACAAGGTCGCGCACCGCACCTACGGTCCCGCGCTGGCCGCTCCCGCGCCCGAAGGCAGCGGCAAGGAAGTGCTGGTCACCAGCGGCATGGATATCTGGCACAAGCGTGTCGCCTATCCCATCGTCGACCGCTGGTACAACAAGGGCCACGACCATTATCACCATGATGAAGGCGAAGGCATGGACATGTACAACGTCGGCAAGTCGCGCGGCGCGGGCGGCACCGGCATCTGGGACGGCAGCAACCTGTTCACCAGCGTGAACTACGCCAAATGGAAAGTCATCGCCAACGGCCCGGTGCGCGCCATCTTCGAATTGAACTACGACGCGTGGGACGCCGCCGGCACCAAGGTTTCCGAAGTCAAGCGCTTCACCGTCGACGCCGGCCACTACTTCGACCAGATCGAAAGCACCTTCACCTTTACCGGTCCGCAGCAGCTGACCGCCGCCGTTGGCCTGAACAAGACGCCGGCCGACAAGGGCCAGGAAGCCGTCGTCCAGCCGTCGACCGTGCCGGCCGACCGCGCGATGCTGCAGTGGATCGAGCAGAAATCGAACGGCGCCTTCGGCACCGCCATCATCGTGCCGACCGCCGATGAAAAGGGCTACGCGGAAGACAAGCTCAATCAACTGATGCTGGCCAAGGTCGTCTCCGGCCAGCCGCTGCGCTACTACGTCGGCTCCGGCTGGACCCGTGGCGGCGACTTCGCCACCCGCGACGACTGGCAGAAGTACGTGGCGGCGCAGGCGGCGCGCGTACGTGCCCCGGTCAGCGTGACGCTGGGCGCAAGCAAATAG
- a CDS encoding cation diffusion facilitator family transporter gives MSDCCSGGCAPGKPVADPRYRRILWIALVVNTLMFGVELAGGLASNSVALLADAVDFLGDAGNYALSLLVLGSPLAWRSRTALFKGATMGAYGVFVLGKAAWHMVSGPVPEPVMMGSIGFAALIANGTVALLLYAYRDGDANMRSVWLCTRNDAIGNVAVMLAALGVFGTQSGWPDIGVALIMGCLALSAARQVIKQARAEMSPSPVTLKTSEIRRAD, from the coding sequence ATGTCTGACTGCTGTTCTGGAGGTTGCGCGCCCGGCAAGCCGGTGGCCGATCCGCGTTATCGGCGCATTTTGTGGATCGCGCTGGTGGTCAATACGCTGATGTTCGGCGTGGAGTTGGCCGGCGGCCTGGCCAGCAATTCCGTCGCCTTGCTGGCCGACGCCGTCGATTTTCTCGGTGACGCCGGCAACTACGCGCTGTCCTTGCTGGTATTGGGTTCGCCGCTGGCGTGGCGTTCGCGCACGGCCTTGTTCAAGGGCGCGACGATGGGGGCGTATGGCGTCTTCGTGCTCGGCAAGGCCGCGTGGCATATGGTGTCGGGACCCGTGCCCGAGCCGGTGATGATGGGGAGCATAGGTTTCGCGGCGCTGATCGCCAACGGCACGGTCGCGTTGTTGCTGTACGCCTACCGCGACGGCGACGCCAACATGCGCTCGGTGTGGCTGTGCACGCGCAACGACGCCATCGGCAACGTCGCCGTCATGCTGGCGGCGCTGGGCGTGTTCGGCACGCAAAGCGGCTGGCCGGATATCGGCGTGGCGCTGATCATGGGCTGCCTGGCCCTGAGCGCCGCGCGCCAGGTCATCAAGCAGGCGAGGGCGGAGATGTCCCCGAGCCCAGTGACGCTGAAAACTTCTGAAATACGTAGGGCGGATTAG
- a CDS encoding acyl-CoA dehydrogenase, producing MIFAIFFVILIGVPAIILATPSLRRSLVTPHIFALFKRILPAMSDTERDALEAGTTWWDADLFSGRPDWNKFMKLPRPALTVEEQSFLDHEVRHLCELVDDWEATQVWQGLPAPAWQYARDKGFLGMIIPKEYGGKAFSAYMHSQVVMQLSTRCSALAVQVMVPNSLGPAELLLHYGTDEQKNYYLPRLAAGTEIPCFALTSPYAGSDAAAIPDTGVVCMGKFEGRETLGLRITWNKRYITLGPIATLLGLAFRVVDPDGLLPAGSSTGITCALIPTTHPGVVIGRRHWPLNAVFQNGPTSGDNVFIPMEWIIGGPRQIGKGWRMLMECLAAGRAISLPSASVGTAKLAVRGTSAYCAIRRQFKTSIGKFEGVQEALARMGGNLYMMDATRKLSALAVDLGEKPAVISAIAKYHVTERGRAVVNDGMDILGGKGICMGPSNFLARAYQQIPIAITVEGANILTRCLIIFGQGAIRSHPYVLREMQATADTDHRKALHDFDAAFFGHMRFVCANAARGLWYGLTGGGTAPVPEQAAGEMAGYYRAIGRVSTAFALMTDMSMFVLGGELKRRERISGRLGDALSQMYLASATLKRYEDDGRQQADAPYVHWSVQDALHKAQLALDGVLENFPNRPAAVLARLLTFPFGLPYSPPSDELGSAVANAMQTAGAGRERLLADGFLADDLRDPVACGELAFGLLPQVEAVEHRLKPAVRAGQLEGMPQSLPEMEQWVSRAAAKGLVTPEERRALSDFARFTDLSVHVDDFPQDLNAAADADKRWRMSAKEAPIEA from the coding sequence ATGATCTTCGCTATATTCTTCGTGATACTGATTGGCGTTCCCGCCATCATCCTCGCCACGCCGTCGCTGCGCCGCAGCCTGGTCACCCCGCATATCTTCGCGCTGTTCAAGCGCATTCTGCCGGCCATGTCCGACACCGAGCGCGACGCCCTCGAAGCGGGCACCACCTGGTGGGACGCGGACCTCTTCTCCGGACGTCCCGACTGGAACAAATTCATGAAGCTGCCGCGCCCGGCGCTGACGGTTGAGGAACAATCCTTCCTCGACCACGAAGTGCGCCACCTGTGCGAGCTGGTCGACGACTGGGAGGCGACCCAGGTCTGGCAAGGCCTGCCGGCGCCGGCATGGCAATACGCCCGCGACAAAGGCTTTCTGGGCATGATCATTCCGAAGGAATACGGCGGCAAGGCCTTCTCCGCCTACATGCATTCGCAGGTGGTGATGCAGCTGTCGACGCGCTGCTCGGCGCTGGCGGTGCAGGTGATGGTGCCGAACTCGCTTGGCCCGGCCGAACTGCTGCTGCACTACGGCACCGACGAACAGAAGAACTACTACCTGCCGCGCCTGGCCGCCGGCACCGAAATCCCCTGCTTCGCGCTGACGAGCCCCTACGCCGGCTCCGACGCCGCCGCGATTCCCGATACCGGCGTGGTGTGCATGGGCAAGTTCGAAGGCCGCGAGACGCTGGGCCTGCGTATCACGTGGAACAAGCGCTACATCACCTTGGGTCCGATCGCCACCCTGCTGGGCCTGGCCTTCCGCGTGGTCGATCCGGATGGCCTGCTGCCGGCCGGCTCCAGCACCGGCATCACCTGCGCACTGATCCCGACCACCCATCCCGGCGTCGTGATCGGCCGGCGCCACTGGCCGCTGAACGCGGTGTTCCAGAACGGTCCGACCAGCGGCGACAACGTCTTCATCCCGATGGAATGGATCATCGGCGGCCCGCGCCAGATCGGCAAGGGCTGGCGCATGCTGATGGAATGCCTGGCGGCCGGCCGCGCGATTTCGCTGCCGTCGGCCAGCGTCGGCACGGCCAAGCTGGCGGTGCGCGGCACCAGCGCCTATTGCGCGATCCGCCGCCAGTTCAAGACCTCGATCGGCAAGTTCGAAGGCGTGCAGGAGGCGCTGGCCCGCATGGGCGGCAATCTGTACATGATGGACGCGACGCGCAAGCTGTCGGCGCTGGCCGTCGACCTGGGCGAAAAGCCGGCCGTGATCTCGGCCATCGCCAAGTATCATGTCACCGAGCGCGGACGCGCAGTCGTCAACGACGGCATGGACATCCTGGGCGGCAAAGGCATCTGCATGGGACCGAGCAATTTCCTCGCCCGCGCGTACCAGCAGATCCCGATCGCCATCACGGTGGAAGGCGCCAACATCCTCACGCGCTGCCTGATCATCTTCGGCCAGGGCGCAATCCGCTCGCATCCCTACGTGCTGCGAGAGATGCAAGCCACCGCCGATACCGATCATCGCAAGGCGCTGCACGATTTCGACGCCGCCTTCTTCGGCCACATGCGCTTCGTCTGCGCCAACGCCGCGCGCGGCCTGTGGTATGGGTTGACCGGCGGCGGTACCGCGCCGGTGCCGGAGCAGGCGGCCGGGGAAATGGCCGGCTACTATCGCGCCATCGGGCGCGTGTCCACCGCGTTCGCGCTGATGACCGACATGTCGATGTTCGTGCTGGGAGGGGAATTGAAGCGCCGCGAGCGCATCTCCGGCCGCCTGGGCGACGCGCTGTCGCAGATGTACCTGGCCAGCGCCACCTTGAAGCGCTATGAAGACGACGGCCGGCAGCAAGCCGACGCGCCCTACGTCCACTGGTCGGTGCAGGATGCGTTGCACAAGGCGCAGTTGGCGCTGGACGGCGTGTTGGAGAACTTCCCCAACCGCCCCGCCGCCGTCCTGGCGCGCCTGCTGACGTTCCCGTTCGGGTTGCCGTACTCGCCGCCGTCCGATGAACTAGGCAGCGCCGTGGCGAACGCCATGCAAACCGCCGGCGCCGGCCGCGAAAGACTGCTGGCCGACGGCTTCCTGGCCGACGACCTGCGCGATCCGGTGGCATGCGGCGAACTGGCGTTCGGCCTGCTGCCGCAGGTGGAGGCTGTCGAACACCGCCTCAAGCCGGCGGTGCGTGCCGGCCAACTCGAAGGCATGCCGCAAAGCCTGCCGGAGATGGAGCAATGGGTCTCGCGGGCCGCTGCCAAGGGCCTGGTGACGCCGGAGGAACGCCGCGCGCTGTCGGACTTCGCCCGCTTCACCGACCTGTCGGTGCACGTGGACGACTTCCCGCAAGACCTCAACGCCGCCGCCGACGCCGACAAGCGCTGGCGGATGTCGGCGAAAGAAGCGCCAATCGAAGCCTGA
- a CDS encoding PEP-CTERM sorting domain-containing protein (PEP-CTERM proteins occur, often in large numbers, in the proteomes of bacteria that also encode an exosortase, a predicted intramembrane cysteine proteinase. The presence of a PEP-CTERM domain at a protein's C-terminus predicts cleavage within the sorting domain, followed by covalent anchoring to some some component of the (usually Gram-negative) cell surface. Many PEP-CTERM proteins exhibit an unusual sequence composition that includes large numbers of potential glycosylation sites. Expression of one such protein has been shown restore the ability of a bacterium to form floc, a type of biofilm.), with protein MKKILIGFLAGAVLTLASPAQAAVVDFDDVSAGGKLSTLSKYNPYEDLTWTSSWFLGDTAVNGYSNGAHSGTQFVSNGFGVNNLGISSATAFNLDGAWFATPATNGSKATWINISAYDAANQLIGSTGNVAINGTYSWVQASFANVSRLTITRDKGWFVMDDLSMSAIGPVPSPVPESGTVVLLAAGLLMTGFAAMRRKS; from the coding sequence ATGAAAAAGATACTGATTGGCTTTTTGGCCGGCGCGGTCCTGACGCTGGCGTCGCCGGCACAAGCAGCCGTGGTGGACTTCGATGACGTAAGCGCCGGCGGCAAACTGTCGACGCTGTCCAAATACAATCCATACGAGGATCTGACCTGGACCAGCAGCTGGTTCCTGGGCGATACCGCCGTCAATGGCTACAGCAATGGCGCGCATTCGGGCACGCAGTTCGTGTCCAACGGTTTCGGCGTGAACAATCTTGGCATCAGCAGCGCCACCGCCTTCAATCTGGACGGCGCTTGGTTCGCCACACCGGCCACCAACGGATCGAAGGCCACGTGGATCAACATCAGCGCCTACGATGCGGCGAACCAGCTGATAGGCAGCACCGGCAATGTCGCCATCAACGGCACCTATAGCTGGGTGCAAGCCAGCTTCGCCAACGTATCCCGTTTGACCATCACGCGCGACAAGGGCTGGTTCGTGATGGACGACCTGTCGATGTCCGCCATCGGCCCCGTACCGAGCCCCGTGCCGGAATCGGGCACTGTGGTCCTGCTTGCGGCGGGATTGCTGATGACGGGTTTTGCAGCAATGCGTCGGAAGTCCTAA
- a CDS encoding rhamnogalacturonan acetylesterase — protein sequence MQFKPGTPSLPVASRLSSAKLLAGFSILALAASGPAHAAAVTASTDTWRLAFGGGKPAAGYTAVQPGMDYNEKRGFGFEPGAVVRNVPAGSGHLAAGKPFFFSVDLPEGNYNVTITFGGGDAASNTTVKSELRRLMLENVTTAPGATLKRAFTVNIRTPRIPARDGIAAGSVKLKAPRETVQEAWSWDKRLTLEIGGGNPVISAIEIVPVKTPTLFLLGDSTVCDQPAEPYSSWGQMLPRFLKPGIAVANHAESGETYRDSLARRRLDKVVSAMRPGDAVLMQFGHNDQKQIKENKGGPFTTYKDEIRAHVDAIRAHGGVPVIVSSMERRNFDAAGKVVPSLRDYADAARESAKELGVAFIDLNAMSKPFYEALGPELSKKAFAEPEPGRIDNTHHNNYGGYELAQIVLTGMRQSGLPVAAFIAEGYGNFDPSHPDPVASFAVPASPTFTNERPLGDEANQ from the coding sequence ATGCAGTTTAAACCGGGCACTCCTTCCCTGCCGGTGGCAAGCCGTCTCTCCTCGGCGAAGCTGCTGGCAGGGTTTTCTATTCTGGCGTTGGCAGCCTCCGGCCCCGCCCATGCGGCCGCGGTAACCGCAAGCACCGACACCTGGCGGCTGGCTTTCGGCGGCGGCAAGCCGGCTGCCGGCTACACCGCCGTGCAACCGGGTATGGACTACAACGAAAAGCGCGGCTTCGGATTCGAGCCGGGCGCCGTGGTGCGCAATGTGCCGGCGGGTTCCGGGCACCTTGCCGCCGGCAAGCCCTTCTTCTTTTCCGTCGATCTGCCCGAAGGGAACTACAACGTCACCATCACCTTCGGCGGTGGCGACGCGGCCTCGAATACCACGGTCAAATCGGAACTGCGCCGGTTGATGCTGGAAAACGTAACGACCGCGCCGGGCGCCACCCTCAAACGCGCTTTCACCGTCAACATCCGCACGCCCCGGATTCCCGCACGGGACGGCATCGCCGCCGGCAGCGTCAAGCTGAAGGCGCCGCGCGAAACGGTGCAGGAAGCCTGGAGCTGGGACAAGCGCCTGACATTGGAGATCGGCGGCGGGAACCCCGTCATCAGCGCCATCGAGATCGTCCCCGTCAAAACGCCGACCTTGTTCCTGCTGGGCGACTCCACCGTTTGCGATCAGCCGGCGGAGCCGTATAGCAGCTGGGGACAAATGCTGCCGCGCTTTCTTAAGCCGGGCATTGCGGTCGCCAACCATGCCGAATCGGGCGAAACCTACCGCGATTCGCTGGCGCGCCGCCGGCTGGACAAAGTCGTCAGCGCCATGCGGCCAGGCGACGCGGTCCTGATGCAGTTCGGCCACAACGACCAGAAGCAGATCAAGGAGAACAAGGGCGGGCCTTTCACCACCTACAAGGACGAGATCCGCGCCCACGTCGACGCCATCCGCGCGCACGGCGGCGTGCCGGTGATCGTATCGTCGATGGAACGCCGTAACTTCGACGCGGCCGGCAAGGTCGTGCCGTCGTTGCGCGACTACGCCGACGCCGCGCGAGAATCCGCGAAAGAGCTGGGCGTCGCCTTCATCGACCTCAATGCGATGAGCAAACCGTTCTACGAGGCGCTGGGTCCCGAGCTCTCGAAGAAAGCCTTCGCCGAGCCGGAGCCGGGCCGCATCGACAACACGCACCACAACAACTACGGCGGTTACGAACTGGCGCAGATCGTTCTGACCGGCATGCGTCAGAGCGGCCTGCCCGTCGCCGCCTTCATCGCCGAAGGCTATGGCAATTTCGATCCATCCCATCCCGACCCGGTGGCCTCGTTCGCGGTCCCGGCTAGTCCCACCTTTACCAACGAACGCCCGCTGGGCGACGAGGCAAACCAATAA
- a CDS encoding cellulose binding domain-containing protein, which yields MRIKPVVALLAAALSIPLVSTAENYHWDSVAIGGGGFVTGVVPSKLERDVVYVRTDVGGAYRWDAGKSRWASMTDWIGQSDVGLLGIESLAVDPHNAANVYMLAGTSYFSGGKTAVLRSSDYGKTFTVTDVSTQFKSHGNGMGRQNGEKLQVDPGSGNVLYAGTRRDGLFKSADAGATWSRMPGFDVTSTPNDNGVSFVLLDPTSVDGGLAQRMFVGVSRFDSAGPNLFFSYDAGETFVPVEGGPTGLMPQRAVLSPEGLLYITYANGAGPHPGTDEPMDNGQVWEYDAVGGNWTNITPTGFARPFGGISIDRNDPKHLVVSTINTWMQQSANQYGDRIFTSKDAGRTWTDVVARGFALDPKGANWIADTSIHWAGSVEIDPFDGKKVWVVSGNGLFKTNDINATTTTWNFDVAGLEETVPFDFQSIPNGPLVSVIGDFDGFINSDPSQYGVRHAPQTGTTTGLAIAAQDPRIMTRVGNDMYYTTNSGSSWTKSPVLNGAKGYVALSADGFALLHSPADSAVSYRSTNFGASWTAISGLTANNARPVADPVNPTKFYAYDNGRLLASVDGGASFALKSTLASGGSKLIRPAPGREGDLWVCLNGNGLSRSTDSGATFTKVATVNQCDAVGFGKTAPQASYPTVYLHGTVGSVHGMMRSTDAGATWVRVNDAAHQYGGLANGGMVSGDMNVFGRIYMSTAGRGIAYGTPTTGGEVLVTPVTAGPPVVTPQPVNECSYVVTAAWSGGYNAAVRIKNNRSTAVNGWAVSWTYTDNSSVQGFWNADVTGTPPTYTATPNQSWNTNIQPGDTAEFGMTVSGEAIPVVTGDACK from the coding sequence ATGAGAATCAAGCCCGTTGTGGCGCTGCTTGCGGCAGCGTTGTCGATCCCGCTCGTCTCGACAGCGGAAAACTATCACTGGGACTCGGTCGCCATCGGCGGCGGTGGCTTCGTCACCGGGGTTGTCCCTAGCAAGCTTGAACGCGATGTCGTCTACGTGCGCACCGACGTCGGCGGCGCCTATCGCTGGGATGCCGGCAAATCGCGCTGGGCGTCGATGACCGACTGGATAGGCCAGAGCGATGTCGGCTTGCTGGGCATCGAGTCGCTCGCGGTCGATCCGCACAACGCGGCCAACGTCTACATGCTGGCCGGTACCAGCTACTTCAGCGGCGGCAAGACCGCCGTGCTGCGTTCCAGCGATTACGGCAAAACCTTCACCGTCACCGACGTCAGTACCCAATTTAAATCCCACGGCAACGGCATGGGGCGCCAGAACGGCGAGAAGCTGCAGGTCGATCCCGGCTCCGGCAACGTGCTGTACGCGGGCACGCGCCGCGACGGCTTGTTCAAGAGCGCGGACGCAGGCGCCACCTGGAGCCGCATGCCCGGCTTCGACGTCACCAGCACGCCGAACGACAATGGCGTGAGCTTCGTGCTGCTCGATCCCACCAGCGTGGACGGCGGCCTGGCGCAGCGCATGTTCGTGGGCGTGTCGCGCTTCGATTCGGCGGGACCGAACCTGTTCTTCAGCTATGACGCCGGCGAGACCTTCGTGCCGGTCGAAGGCGGCCCGACGGGCCTGATGCCGCAGCGCGCGGTGCTGTCGCCCGAAGGGCTGCTGTACATCACCTACGCCAACGGCGCCGGTCCGCATCCGGGCACGGACGAGCCGATGGACAACGGCCAGGTATGGGAATACGACGCCGTGGGCGGCAACTGGACCAACATCACCCCGACCGGCTTCGCGCGGCCATTCGGCGGCATCAGCATCGACCGCAACGATCCTAAACATTTGGTGGTCTCCACCATCAACACGTGGATGCAGCAAAGCGCCAACCAGTACGGCGACCGCATTTTCACGTCCAAGGATGCCGGTCGTACGTGGACGGACGTGGTGGCGCGCGGCTTCGCGCTCGACCCCAAGGGCGCCAACTGGATCGCCGACACCTCGATTCATTGGGCCGGTTCGGTCGAAATCGATCCGTTCGACGGCAAGAAGGTGTGGGTGGTTTCCGGTAACGGCTTGTTCAAGACGAACGACATCAACGCCACCACGACCACCTGGAACTTCGACGTGGCGGGGCTGGAGGAGACCGTGCCGTTCGATTTCCAGAGCATCCCGAACGGGCCGCTGGTCTCGGTGATCGGCGATTTCGATGGCTTCATCAACAGCGATCCGTCGCAGTACGGTGTGCGCCATGCGCCGCAGACCGGCACCACCACCGGCCTGGCCATCGCCGCGCAGGACCCGCGTATCATGACGCGCGTCGGCAACGACATGTACTACACCACCAACAGCGGCTCGAGCTGGACCAAGTCGCCGGTGCTGAACGGCGCCAAGGGCTACGTCGCGCTGTCGGCCGACGGCTTCGCCTTGCTGCATAGTCCCGCCGATTCCGCCGTCAGCTATCGCTCCACCAACTTCGGCGCCAGCTGGACCGCCATCTCGGGGCTCACGGCCAACAACGCGCGCCCGGTGGCCGATCCGGTCAATCCCACCAAGTTCTACGCCTACGACAATGGCAGGCTGCTGGCCAGCGTCGATGGTGGCGCCTCGTTCGCCCTCAAAAGCACACTGGCTTCGGGCGGCTCCAAGCTGATTCGTCCCGCGCCGGGACGCGAGGGCGATTTGTGGGTCTGCCTGAATGGCAACGGGCTGTCGCGCTCCACCGATTCCGGCGCCACGTTCACCAAGGTCGCGACGGTGAACCAGTGCGATGCCGTCGGTTTCGGCAAGACCGCGCCGCAGGCCAGCTATCCAACCGTCTACCTCCACGGTACGGTGGGCAGCGTGCACGGCATGATGCGTTCGACCGACGCCGGCGCGACGTGGGTGCGCGTCAACGACGCCGCCCACCAATATGGCGGCTTGGCCAACGGCGGCATGGTGAGCGGCGATATGAACGTCTTCGGCCGCATCTACATGAGCACCGCCGGTCGCGGCATCGCCTACGGCACGCCGACGACCGGCGGCGAAGTGCTGGTGACGCCGGTGACGGCCGGCCCGCCGGTGGTCACGCCGCAGCCGGTCAACGAGTGCAGCTACGTCGTCACCGCCGCCTGGTCGGGTGGCTACAACGCAGCCGTCCGCATCAAGAACAACCGCTCGACCGCCGTCAACGGCTGGGCCGTCAGCTGGACTTACACCGACAATTCAAGCGTCCAGGGGTTCTGGAACGCCGACGTCACCGGCACGCCCCCGACCTACACGGCCACGCCGAACCAGAGCTGGAACACCAACATCCAGCCCGGCGACACCGCGGAATTCGGGATGACCGTCAGCGGCGAGGCGATTCCCGTCGTTACCGGCGACGCTTGCAAATAA
- a CDS encoding glycoside hydrolase family 5 protein, whose protein sequence is MKPLLSMVLLLLALGAGPLAQAQNCGSGGGATVCLTATGTADNIKLTWTVSGAVTGVQVYRDTDSDTNGRSRLAILAASATTYTDATPAQGTPYWYWIKFTTSGGSYSSGAATAVRSGAVRNLTSLQLSAQMSPGWNLGNSLEAIGGETAWGNPQANQALFNGVKAAGFKSVRIPVSWSQYADANYNISASWMARVKQVVDYARTAGLYVIINLHWDGGWMQPSFAQQAAVNSRLNKFWTQIGTTFKTYDDYLLFAGTNETNIEGVFSAPTAENCTVQKSFNQTFVNAVRATGGNNTQRHLVVQGYLTNIDYTIGCNATMPTDSVASRLMMEVHYYDPYNFTLSESDNIWQWGASATNPAATETWANESFTDAQFQKMKTNFIDKGVPVILGEYSANLRSNVDPTGKYRKLWNQYITQAAFKRGVVPMYWDSGFTGNHASGLFNRSNGTQAYPDVVTGIINAAK, encoded by the coding sequence ATGAAACCCTTGTTATCGATGGTGCTATTGCTCCTCGCGCTGGGCGCGGGGCCGCTCGCGCAGGCGCAAAATTGCGGTAGTGGCGGCGGCGCGACCGTTTGCCTCACCGCGACCGGCACGGCCGACAATATCAAACTGACCTGGACCGTCAGCGGCGCCGTCACCGGCGTGCAGGTCTACCGCGACACCGACAGCGACACCAATGGCCGCAGCCGGCTGGCGATCCTGGCGGCATCGGCCACCACCTACACCGACGCAACGCCGGCGCAGGGCACGCCTTACTGGTACTGGATCAAGTTCACCACCAGCGGCGGCAGCTACAGTTCCGGCGCGGCGACGGCGGTGCGCTCCGGCGCGGTGCGCAACCTGACCAGCCTTCAGTTGTCGGCGCAGATGTCGCCGGGCTGGAACCTGGGTAACTCGTTGGAAGCAATCGGCGGCGAAACCGCCTGGGGCAATCCGCAAGCCAACCAGGCACTGTTCAACGGCGTCAAGGCGGCGGGCTTCAAGAGCGTGCGCATTCCGGTGTCGTGGAGCCAGTATGCGGACGCCAACTACAACATCAGCGCCAGCTGGATGGCGCGTGTGAAGCAGGTCGTCGATTATGCGCGCACCGCGGGTCTGTACGTGATCATCAACCTCCACTGGGATGGCGGCTGGATGCAGCCGTCGTTCGCCCAGCAGGCGGCGGTGAACTCGCGCCTGAACAAGTTCTGGACGCAGATCGGCACCACCTTCAAAACCTACGACGACTATCTGCTGTTCGCCGGCACCAACGAAACCAATATCGAGGGGGTGTTCAGCGCGCCGACGGCGGAAAACTGCACGGTGCAGAAGAGCTTCAACCAAACCTTCGTCAACGCGGTTCGCGCCACCGGCGGCAATAACACCCAGCGCCATCTGGTGGTGCAGGGATATCTGACCAACATCGACTACACCATCGGTTGCAATGCCACGATGCCGACCGACTCTGTGGCCAGCCGCTTGATGATGGAGGTGCATTACTACGATCCGTACAACTTCACCTTGAGCGAAAGCGACAATATCTGGCAGTGGGGCGCGAGCGCCACCAATCCGGCTGCGACCGAGACCTGGGCCAACGAGTCGTTCACCGACGCCCAGTTCCAGAAGATGAAGACCAACTTTATCGACAAGGGCGTGCCGGTGATCCTGGGCGAGTACTCGGCCAACTTGCGCAGCAACGTCGATCCAACGGGTAAGTACCGCAAGCTGTGGAATCAGTACATTACGCAAGCGGCCTTCAAGCGCGGCGTGGTCCCGATGTACTGGGATAGCGGTTTCACCGGCAACCACGCCTCGGGATTATTCAATCGTTCGAACGGCACACAGGCTTATCCCGATGTGGTCACCGGGATCATCAACGCCGCCAAGTAA